In one window of Acanthochromis polyacanthus isolate Apoly-LR-REF ecotype Palm Island chromosome 8, KAUST_Apoly_ChrSc, whole genome shotgun sequence DNA:
- the abhd2b gene encoding monoacylglycerol lipase ABHD2, translating into MTTLNDGDMHTFGTELPAMFDGVKMAAVATVLYIIVRYLNLKSPTASPEIIYQDTPLSHYLLKSCPMLTKEYIPPLLWGKSGHLQTALYGKMGRVNTPTPCGVRKFLPMQDGATATFDLFEALGDHSTGDDITMVICPGIGNHSEKNYIRTFVDYSQQQGYRCAVLNHLGALPNMELTSPRMFTYGCTWEFAAMVGYVKRAYPQTMLVVVGFSLGGNIVCKFLGENRLNQERVLCCVSVCQGYSALRAQETFLQWDQCRRLYNFVLADNMKKIILLHRDSLLGMSSSNISDADLNRLSAATSLMQIDDSIMRKFHGYNSLSEYYEKESCVHYIHKVTVPLLLVNSSDDPLVHQSLLAVPRTLAEKMPNVVFALTQHGGHMGFFEGAVLFPQPLTWMDKVIIEYSDAICHWEKKRSVCQRSSRQHMSSSLQSKRETLSG; encoded by the exons ATGACCACCCTCAACGACGGTGACATGCACACCTTCGGCACAGAGCTACCGGCCATGTTTGATGGCGTGAAGATGGCAGCAGTTGCCACCGTCCTCTACATCATTGTCCGCTATCTAAACCTGAAGAGTCCTACTGCATCACCAGAGATCATCTACCAGGACACACCACTCAGCCACTACCTGCTCAAATCCTGCCCAATGCTGACCAAAGA ATACATTCCTCCCTTGCTATGGGGGAAGAGCGGTCATCTCCAGACGGCCCTGTATGGCAAGATGGGACGTGTCAACACTCCTACGCCCTGCGGGGTTCGCAAATTCCTCCCAATGCAGGACGGAGCCACAGCGACCTTTGACCTCTTCGAAGCTCTCGGAGACCACAGCACAGGAG ATGACATTACCATGGTGATCTGCCCTGGGATCGGTAACCATAGCGAGAAAAACTATATTCGGACCTTTGTGGATTACTCCCAACAGCAGGGCTACCGCTGTGCTGTCCTCAACCACCTGGGAGCCCTGCCTAACATGGAGCTCACCTCACCACGAATGTTTACCTACG GGTGTACCTGGGAGTTTGCAGCCATGGTGGGCTACGTCAAACGTGCTTATCCCCAGACCATGCTGGTGGTTGTGGGCTTCAGTCTGGGAGGAAACATCGTCTGCAAGTTCCTGGGTGAAAACCGATTAAACCAGGAACGAGTGCTGTGTTGTGTCAGCGTCTGCCAAGGTTACAGCGCCCTCAG ggCCCAGGAAACATTCCTTCAGTGGGACCAGTGTCGGAGGCTCTACAACTTTGTGTTGGCAGACAACATGAAGAAGATCATCCTGTTACACag GGACAGTTTGTTGGGCATGAGTTCCAGCAACATTAGTGATGCAGACCTGAACAGACTATCTGCAGCTACTTCCCTGATGCAAATTGATGACAGTATTATGAG AAAATTCCACGGTTACAACTCTTTGAGCGAGTACTATGAGAAGGAGAGCTGTGTGCACTACATCCACAAA GTCACTGTACCCCTCCTGCTAGTAAACTCCTCAGATGATCCACTGGTTCATCAGTCGCTACTGGCTGTTCCACGCACACTTGCAG AGAAGATGCCCAACGTGGTATTTGCCCTGACACAGCACGGAGGCCACATGGGTTTCTTTGAGGGGGCCGTGCTTTTCCCTCAGCCCCTCACCTGGATGGACAAGGTCATAATCGAATACAGCGACGCCATCTGCCACTGGGAAAAGAAACGCTCAGTCTGCCAGAGGAGCAGCCGCCAGCACATGAGCTCCTCCCTGCAGAGCAAAAGGGAAACACTCAGCGGGTAA